The following are encoded together in the Gammaproteobacteria bacterium genome:
- the speB gene encoding agmatinase: MGDNKFNQPLGGNEMPRFGGIATMMRLPHSPDPVGLDVGFVGVPFDIGTSNRAGARFGPRQIRTESCLIRPYNMATRAAPFDSLQVADIGDIAINTFNLEKSVAIIEQAYDEILAADCKPITLGGDHTISLPILRSFNNKHGPVGIVHVDAHADINDHMFGEPIAHGTPFRRAIEEGLIEPTRMVQIGLRASGYEADDFDWPRSQGVRVVQAEECWYQSLAPLMAEVREQLGAGPVYLTFDIDGLDPAYAPGTGTPEIGGLTVHQGLEIVRGCRGLDIVGADLVEVAPAYDTSGNTALVAANLLFEMLCVFPGVEYRS, translated from the coding sequence ATGGGCGATAACAAATTCAACCAGCCCCTGGGTGGCAACGAAATGCCGCGTTTCGGCGGTATCGCGACGATGATGCGGTTGCCGCATTCACCTGATCCCGTCGGACTCGATGTCGGTTTTGTCGGCGTGCCTTTCGACATCGGAACTTCCAACCGCGCCGGTGCACGCTTCGGTCCCAGACAGATTCGCACCGAGTCCTGCCTGATCCGCCCCTACAATATGGCGACGCGTGCGGCCCCCTTCGATTCACTGCAGGTAGCCGACATCGGCGATATTGCGATCAACACCTTCAACCTTGAAAAATCGGTAGCGATTATCGAACAGGCCTACGATGAAATCCTGGCGGCCGATTGCAAGCCCATCACACTCGGTGGTGATCACACCATTTCGTTGCCGATACTGCGCTCATTTAACAACAAACACGGCCCCGTCGGTATTGTCCACGTCGACGCGCATGCCGATATAAATGACCATATGTTTGGTGAACCAATCGCGCACGGTACGCCGTTTCGACGTGCCATCGAGGAAGGCCTGATCGAGCCAACACGCATGGTTCAGATCGGACTGCGCGCCAGCGGTTACGAGGCGGATGATTTTGACTGGCCGCGGTCGCAGGGTGTGCGCGTGGTGCAGGCGGAGGAATGTTGGTACCAGTCGTTGGCTCCGCTGATGGCCGAAGTGCGCGAACAGCTGGGTGCCGGTCCGGTTTACCTGACATTTGATATCGATGGTCTTGACCCGGCCTATGCGCCCGGCACCGGAACCCCGGAGATAGGTGGTCTGACCGTGCACCAGGGACTAGAGATCGTCAGGGGCTGTCGAGGGCTCGATATTGTCGGTGCCGACCTGGTCGAAGTGGCACCTGCTTACGATACCTCGGGTAATACGGCGCTGGTGGCGGCCAACCTGCTGTTCGAAATGCTGTGCGTGTTCCCCGGTGTTGAATACCGCAGCTAG
- the bmt gene encoding betaine--homocysteine S-methyltransferase has translation MNRIDKLLGEKATLLADGATGTTFFGMGLQSGDAPELWNIDFPDRVATHYQSFIDAGSDLILTNSFGGTRYRLKLHQAESRVAELNIAAAEILREVVECCSREIVVAGSIGPTGEILAPLGDLQAEDAITAFAEQALALEQGGADVIWIETMSSQEEVEYAVQGAQQTALPIIFTMSFDTNGRTMMGVGASDVMALHQRLGVHACGTNCGIGASEVVATILNMQSSKPADSGDPILVAKANCGIPEFIDGEIHYNGTPEIMARYATMARDAGARIVGGCCGTTAEHVAAMRHALDSTAPGPAPSIEDVERELGAVTKGAQAQASGQHEVQTRGSSRRRRRR, from the coding sequence TTGAATCGGATCGATAAACTACTCGGCGAAAAGGCTACCTTGCTTGCCGACGGCGCCACCGGCACGACGTTCTTTGGCATGGGTCTGCAAAGCGGGGATGCTCCGGAATTATGGAACATCGACTTCCCCGACCGGGTAGCAACACATTACCAGTCATTCATCGACGCCGGGTCCGACCTGATACTGACCAATAGTTTCGGCGGCACCCGTTACCGCCTGAAACTGCACCAGGCCGAATCTCGAGTGGCCGAGTTAAATATCGCTGCAGCGGAGATACTGCGTGAAGTTGTCGAATGCTGCAGCCGCGAAATCGTGGTGGCAGGTTCGATCGGTCCAACCGGCGAAATTCTCGCACCGCTGGGTGATTTGCAGGCCGAAGATGCCATTACCGCGTTTGCCGAGCAGGCACTGGCGCTGGAGCAGGGTGGTGCCGATGTGATCTGGATCGAAACCATGTCGTCGCAGGAGGAAGTCGAGTACGCGGTACAGGGCGCACAGCAAACCGCATTACCGATCATTTTCACGATGAGCTTCGACACCAATGGCCGCACCATGATGGGCGTTGGCGCCTCCGATGTGATGGCGTTGCACCAGCGCCTGGGCGTGCACGCCTGCGGTACCAACTGTGGTATTGGCGCATCCGAAGTGGTTGCAACGATCCTGAACATGCAGTCCAGCAAACCCGCCGACAGTGGCGACCCGATTCTCGTGGCCAAGGCGAACTGCGGAATCCCCGAATTTATCGACGGCGAAATTCATTACAACGGCACACCCGAGATCATGGCGCGTTATGCCACCATGGCACGCGATGCCGGGGCGCGTATCGTCGGTGGCTGCTGCGGCACCACGGCTGAACACGTGGCGGCAATGCGTCATGCACTGGACAGCACTGCTCCTGGCCCTGCGCCGAGCATTGAAGATGTCGAACGCGAGCTCGGCGCAGTGACTAAAGGTGCACAGGCCCAGGCCAGCGGCCAGCACGAAGTGCAAACCCGTGGCAGTTCACGTCGCCGCAGAAGACGCTAG
- the ispB gene encoding octaprenyl diphosphate synthase, with protein sequence MSEAAFTSNQSFTLEDLKNLTDSDMLRVNQVITDNLASQVALINQLSQHIILSGGKRLRPMLVILSAKACRYSGEQDALLAAVIEFIHTATLLHDDVVDDSDMRRGKEAASAIWGNEAAVLVGDYLYSRAFQMMVRAQSMTIMDLLANTTNTIAQGEVLQLLNIRNPDTDEAKYQEVIYAKTACLFEAAARIGALLGDAPAEQEHALQTYGKHLGMAFQLIDDALDYSAQSDELGKNVGDDLAEGKPTLPLIRAMEVGNASQKKLIRDAIENGKAERFPDILQAIKDTGALEYTIGKAQSEADQAKRQIADLEQSPYKQALIFLADYAVERRC encoded by the coding sequence ATGTCTGAAGCCGCATTTACATCGAATCAGTCGTTCACACTGGAGGACCTAAAAAATCTGACCGATAGCGATATGCTGCGGGTAAACCAGGTGATCACCGACAACCTCGCATCGCAGGTGGCACTGATCAACCAGCTTAGCCAGCACATTATTCTAAGCGGCGGCAAACGCCTGCGCCCGATGCTGGTTATTCTTTCTGCGAAAGCCTGTCGGTACTCGGGGGAACAGGACGCACTGCTGGCCGCGGTCATCGAGTTTATTCACACCGCAACCCTGCTGCACGACGATGTTGTCGATGATTCGGATATGCGTCGCGGCAAGGAAGCGGCCAGCGCTATCTGGGGAAACGAGGCCGCCGTGCTGGTCGGAGATTACCTGTATTCACGCGCATTCCAGATGATGGTGCGCGCGCAGTCCATGACGATCATGGATTTGCTGGCAAACACGACCAATACCATCGCCCAGGGAGAGGTGTTACAGCTGCTTAATATCCGGAATCCCGATACCGACGAAGCCAAGTACCAAGAGGTGATCTACGCCAAGACCGCTTGTCTGTTCGAGGCCGCGGCACGTATTGGCGCCCTGCTCGGTGACGCACCTGCGGAGCAGGAGCATGCGCTGCAGACCTACGGCAAGCATCTGGGCATGGCATTTCAGCTGATCGACGATGCACTCGATTACTCAGCGCAAAGCGATGAGCTCGGCAAAAACGTCGGCGATGACCTGGCCGAGGGCAAGCCGACCCTGCCATTGATTCGCGCCATGGAAGTTGGCAACGCTTCACAAAAAAAATTGATCCGGGATGCGATCGAAAATGGCAAGGCCGAGCGTTTCCCAGATATCCTGCAGGCGATTAAGGATACCGGTGCCCTTGAATACACCATCGGAAAGGCTCAATCGGAAGCTGACCAGGCTAAGCGCCAAATTGCCGATCTCGAACAGAGCCCGTATAAACAGGCATTGATTTTCCTGGCGGACTACGCGGTTGAAAGACGCTGTTGA
- the sat gene encoding sulfate adenylyltransferase, translated as MTNPVGTDSLKPLYVSDETQRNALIEEARQLPSVEISSAAAANAVMLGGGYFTPLTGYMNLADALSAAERMHTVDGRFFPVPILNLVESIADIEDADRIALRDPNVDGNPVIAIQQVEAIELVNDEQMALMTEKVYRTTDNDHPGVAAFNSHGHYAISGPIQVLNFSYFETDFPDTFRTAVQIREEIERRGWKRVVAFQTRNPMHLAHEELCHMAMKRLDCDGLVIHMLLGKLKTGDIPADVRDDAIRTMVRLYFPENSAIVTGYGFDMLYAGPREAVLHAYFRQNMGASHFIIGRDHAGVGDYYGAFDAQTIFDTEVPEDALEIEIFRADHTAWSKKLNRVVMMNEAPDHSKDDFVLLSGTRVREMLSEGIAPPKEFSRPEVAKILIDYYQSL; from the coding sequence ATCAGTTCGGCTGCAGCCGCCAACGCGGTCATGCTCGGAGGTGGCTATTTTACCCCGTTGACTGGATACATGAACCTGGCCGATGCGCTCAGCGCTGCCGAGCGTATGCATACCGTCGATGGGCGCTTCTTTCCGGTGCCGATCCTGAACCTGGTGGAATCGATCGCCGATATCGAGGACGCCGACAGGATCGCGTTGCGTGACCCGAACGTTGACGGCAATCCGGTCATTGCCATTCAACAGGTTGAAGCGATCGAGCTGGTCAACGATGAGCAGATGGCGCTGATGACTGAAAAAGTCTATCGCACCACTGACAATGACCATCCCGGTGTAGCAGCATTCAACAGTCACGGACACTATGCGATCAGCGGCCCGATCCAGGTGCTCAATTTCAGTTATTTCGAAACCGACTTCCCCGATACCTTCAGGACTGCGGTGCAGATTCGCGAGGAAATCGAGCGCCGCGGCTGGAAACGCGTGGTCGCATTCCAGACGCGCAACCCTATGCACCTGGCGCATGAAGAATTGTGCCACATGGCGATGAAGCGTCTCGACTGTGACGGGCTCGTGATCCATATGCTACTGGGTAAACTCAAAACGGGTGATATTCCTGCCGACGTCCGCGACGACGCGATTCGCACCATGGTGCGACTTTACTTTCCGGAAAACAGCGCAATCGTTACCGGTTACGGATTCGATATGCTCTACGCCGGCCCGCGCGAAGCGGTGTTACACGCCTATTTCCGCCAGAACATGGGCGCGAGCCATTTCATCATTGGGCGTGATCATGCCGGTGTCGGTGATTACTACGGCGCCTTCGATGCGCAAACGATATTTGACACCGAGGTTCCTGAGGACGCGCTCGAAATAGAAATTTTCCGCGCCGACCATACCGCGTGGTCGAAAAAGCTGAATCGCGTGGTGATGATGAACGAGGCACCCGATCACAGCAAAGACGATTTTGTCCTGCTTTCCGGCACTCGGGTGCGCGAAATGTTGAGCGAGGGAATCGCACCACCTAAGGAGTTTTCTCGCCCCGAAGTCGCCAAAATCCTGATCGATTACTACCAGTCTCTCTAA